In Chitinivorax sp. PXF-14, one genomic interval encodes:
- a CDS encoding ferredoxin reductase yields the protein MRIPVAVSSTLLPNALRLAERWVPEPIVDFYASLLSPQWRLHRVVARVESLQQVAAETLLIRLRPNHNWRGCAGGQHVQLTVEIDGVRHVRSYSPIKPSRPGRAIEIAVRREPAGVVSGWLHDCLKAGDYLELSQAFGDFRLPEPPPPALLFIAAGSGVTPLLAMVHELFERKYTGDIAMLYYGRTQAGFAFADTLQRLAYLHPNFNVHLSLTGEEAPPRWLSGRFEATHLQRVARAGERTTFVCGGHGFTEAVRLVWQSQAYFGELHVEAFSPPPPVVEGEQQAVTLTFARSKQQYEGSTGLPLLNQAEASGLRPACGCRMGICFSCSCKKLSGAVRDIRSGKVLAEPGESIQLCVCAPLTDVVLDL from the coding sequence ATGCGTATCCCCGTTGCCGTTTCGTCCACACTGTTGCCGAATGCCCTCCGCCTGGCCGAGCGCTGGGTGCCGGAGCCCATCGTTGATTTCTATGCCTCGTTGCTGTCACCCCAGTGGCGCTTGCACCGCGTGGTTGCCAGGGTCGAATCGCTGCAGCAGGTGGCGGCCGAGACGCTGCTGATCCGCCTGCGGCCCAACCACAACTGGCGCGGCTGCGCAGGCGGCCAGCACGTACAGCTGACGGTCGAGATCGACGGTGTACGCCATGTCCGCAGCTATAGTCCGATCAAGCCCTCCCGCCCCGGCCGCGCGATCGAGATCGCGGTACGGCGTGAGCCGGCGGGGGTGGTATCGGGCTGGCTGCACGATTGCCTGAAGGCGGGCGATTACCTGGAGCTGAGCCAGGCATTCGGCGATTTCCGCCTGCCCGAGCCCCCGCCGCCGGCACTGCTGTTCATCGCGGCAGGCAGCGGCGTCACACCCCTGCTTGCCATGGTGCACGAGCTGTTCGAGCGCAAATACACCGGCGATATCGCCATGCTCTATTACGGCCGCACGCAAGCCGGCTTCGCCTTTGCCGATACCTTGCAGCGGCTGGCCTATCTTCACCCCAACTTCAATGTGCATCTGTCGCTGACCGGTGAGGAGGCCCCACCACGCTGGCTAAGCGGCCGTTTCGAGGCTACGCACCTGCAGCGGGTCGCCAGGGCGGGGGAGCGCACGACCTTTGTCTGCGGTGGGCACGGCTTCACCGAGGCGGTGCGCCTGGTATGGCAGTCGCAAGCCTATTTTGGTGAGCTGCATGTCGAGGCCTTCTCGCCACCGCCGCCGGTGGTGGAAGGCGAGCAGCAGGCCGTCACGCTGACCTTCGCGCGCTCGAAGCAGCAGTATGAAGGCAGCACCGGGCTGCCGCTGCTGAACCAGGCCGAAGCCAGTGGGCTGCGCCCGGCCTGTGGCTGCCGCATGGGGATCTGTTTCTCGTGCAGTTGCAAGAAGCTGTCAGGCGCGGTCAGGGACATCCGCAGCGGCAAGGTGCTGGCCGAACCGGGTGAAAGCATCCAGCTCTGCGTGTGCGCCCCGCTGACCGACGTCGTACTTGATCTGTAA
- the fabR gene encoding HTH-type transcriptional repressor FabR, with amino-acid sequence MVRAEKKQLTRQALLNAALDLMESGRGFCSLSLREVTRQTGIVPAAFYRHFSDMDELGLALVDEVSLTFRAAIRAVRHHEIELGGAIDASVRIFLDHVDEHRRLFLFLAREQYGGSPVVRQAIAAMGRQFIADLAADLIAAPKLQHLSPVDIDILADLIVKTVFATVPELIDPPRVDAPAHEDPKTRLIHKLRFIMIGAKLWRGIAPPAEASH; translated from the coding sequence GTGGTACGCGCAGAAAAGAAACAACTGACCCGCCAGGCATTGCTGAATGCCGCGCTCGACCTGATGGAATCCGGACGCGGGTTCTGCAGCCTCTCCTTGCGCGAAGTGACACGCCAGACCGGCATTGTGCCTGCGGCCTTCTATCGTCATTTCAGCGATATGGACGAACTCGGCCTGGCGCTCGTCGATGAAGTCAGCCTGACCTTCCGCGCGGCGATCCGCGCCGTGCGCCATCACGAGATCGAGCTGGGCGGTGCAATCGACGCCTCGGTGCGCATCTTCCTCGATCATGTCGATGAGCACCGCCGCCTGTTCCTGTTTCTCGCGCGCGAGCAGTACGGCGGCTCGCCCGTCGTGCGCCAGGCCATCGCGGCCATGGGGCGGCAGTTCATCGCCGACCTGGCGGCCGACCTGATTGCCGCACCCAAGCTCCAGCACCTGTCGCCGGTCGACATCGACATCCTGGCCGACCTGATCGTGAAAACCGTGTTCGCGACCGTCCCCGAGCTGATCGACCCGCCCCGCGTCGACGCGCCCGCGCATGAAGACCCGAAGACCCGGCTGATCCACAAGCTGCGCTTCATCATGATCGGTGCCAAGCTCTGGCGCGGCATTGCGCCACCGGCGGAAGCCAGCCACTAG